A section of the Humulus lupulus chromosome 2, drHumLupu1.1, whole genome shotgun sequence genome encodes:
- the LOC133817792 gene encoding uncharacterized protein LOC133817792 isoform X1: MDSVVATASGYPGIERTKLAKLIDYVGAHFVGSISESVTHLVCWKFEGRKFDIATRLNTIIVNHRWVEDCIKQGMRLPEEPYTLQSGQEVGPLTMEVPHVAEVGVSKKNKKHKLLSDESNTCDGSPKQSGDTCLETSGNSVWNSSSFLNENVFPDINNLSTSQKSKRKPVRSNLGKKLPSSSRNSIQESTSSELLRNQRVESSSNSSMDLVRDKRKSFNGNGRNKSLSYSQKNYVESSSHSSIELVRDKRKSSICNERNKAETSRKGRRLVKKMKNKDTVDLCSSDSSEECNPVRVNNSNYEDVSALFNHVNEETHDNVLENGRTSSDGFSNCRKTRNDGSKVVVDGPICIDASMDLNVHVENVLSTAQRTSEDGCSGADNSDEDTAKGLDITQNSEINSLKDLSCVICWADYSSFRGVLPCGHRFCYSCIKEWADCMALRRKISTCPLCKTSFCNIIQYEDTATTDQKIYSQTVPCGLSTMDLFKLHDQDTHYASAQVPSNAYSEQPAAVCIICCRVEPVDLLITCNVCQIRCIHSYCLDPPINPWTCMDCKDLQRLYLYNR; this comes from the exons ATGGATTCTGTGGTTGCGACGGCAAGTGGGTACCCTGGTATCGAGCGTACCAAGCTCGCTAAGCTCATTGATTATGTCGGTGCGCATTTCGTTGGCTCAATTTCAGAATCAGTAACTCATCTG GTTTGCTGGAAATTTGAGGGAAGGAAATTCGATATTGCTACGAGGTTAAATACGATAATTGTAAACCATCGATGGGTCGAGGATTGCATAAAGCAAGGAATGCGTCTTCCGGAGGAGCCTTATACGCTTCAAAG TGGGCAAGAAGTTGGGCCCTTAACGATGGAAGTTCCACATGTTGCTGAAGTAGGCGTCtccaagaaaaataaaaaacacaaatTGCTCTCTGACGAATCTAATACTTGTGATGGCtctccaaaacaaagtggcgATACGTGCCTTGAAACTTCTGGGAATTCTGTTTGgaactcttcttcttttttgaatgAG AATGTGTTTCCTGATATCAATAATCTCAGTACTTCTCAGAAGTCAAAGCGTAAACCTGTTAGAAGCAATTTAGGGAAAAAATTGCCTTCAAGTAGCAGAAACTCTATTCAAGAATCTACTTCATCTGAATTACTTAGAAATCAG CGTGTAGAGTCAAGTTCTAATTCTTCAATGGATTTGGTGAGAGATAAAAGAAAGAGTTTCAATGGTAATGGAAGAAATAAGTCTCTTTCTTATTCTCAAAAAAACTATGTAGAGTCAAGTTCCCATTCTTCTATAGAATTGGTGAGAGATAAAAGAAAGAGTTCTATTTGTAACGAAAGAAATAAGGCTGAAACCTCACGTAAAGGAAGGAGGCttgttaaaaaaatgaaaaacaaagatACTGTGGACCTTTGCTCTTCAGACTCTAGTGAAGAATGCAATCCTGTCAGAGTCAACAACTCAAATTACGAAGATGTCTCAGCTCTGTTTAACCATGTAAATGAAGAAACACATGACAATGTGTTAGAAAATGGAAGAACATCTAGTGATGGATTTTCTAACTGTAGGAAAACGAGAAATGATGGTTCCAAAGTTGTAGTTGATGGTCCTATTTGTATAGATGCTTCAATGGATTTGAATGTACATGTTGAGAATGTATTAAGTACCGCACAAAGGACTTCAGAAGATGGATGCTCTGGTGCAGATAACTCAGATGAGGACACAGCAAAAGGGCTTGACATTACGCAGAATTCTGAAATCAATTCTTTGAAGGATTTATCATGTGTTATATGTTGGGCAGATTACAGCTCATTTCGAGGAGTTCTGCCTTGTGGTCACCGATTCTGTTATTCGTGCATCAAAGAATGGGCTGATTGTATG GCTTTAAGAAGAAAGATATCGACATGCCCCTTGTGCAAGACAAGTTTTTGTAACATTATCCAGTATGAGGACACGGCTACTACTGATCAGAAGATTTACTCACAAACCGTTCCATGTGGCTTATCAACTATGGACTTGTTCAAACTTCATGATCAGGACACTCACTATGCTAGTGCTCAGGTACCTTCTAATGCTTAT TCTGAACAACCAGCAGCTGTTTGTATCATATGTTGTCGTGTGGAGCCAGTGGATCTTCTCATCACGTGCAACGTGTGtcaaattcgatgcattcattcCTACTGCCTGGACCCCCCTATCAATCCATGGACGTGCATGGACTGCAAAGATCTACAAAGGCTCTACCTTTACAACCGTTGA
- the LOC133817792 gene encoding uncharacterized protein LOC133817792 isoform X3: MDSVVATASGYPGIERTKLAKLIDYVGAHFVGSISESVTHLVCWKFEGRKFDIATRLNTIIVNHRWVEDCIKQGMRLPEEPYTLQSGQEVGPLTMEVPHVAEVGVSKKNKKHKLLSDESNTCDGSPKQSGDTCLETSGNSVWNSSSFLNENVFPDINNLSTSQKSKRKPVRSNLGKKLPSSSRNSIQESTSSELLRNQRVESSSNSSMDLVRDKRKSFNGNGRNKSLSYSQKNYVESSSHSSIELVRDKRKSSICNERNKAETSRKGRRLVKKMKNKDTVDLCSSDSSEECNPVRVNNSNYEDVSALFNHVNEETHDNVLENGRTSSDGFSNCRKTRNDGSKVVVDGPICIDASMDLNVHVENVLSTAQRTSEDGCSGADNSDEDTAKGLDITQNSEINSLKDLSCVICWADYSSFRGVLPCGHRFCYSCIKEWADCMALRRKISTCPLCKTSFCNIIQYEDTATTDQKIYSQTVPCGLSTMDLFKLHDQDTHYASAQSEQPAAVCIICCRVEPVDLLITCNVCQIRCIHSYCLDPPINPWTCMDCKDLQRLYLYNR; encoded by the exons ATGGATTCTGTGGTTGCGACGGCAAGTGGGTACCCTGGTATCGAGCGTACCAAGCTCGCTAAGCTCATTGATTATGTCGGTGCGCATTTCGTTGGCTCAATTTCAGAATCAGTAACTCATCTG GTTTGCTGGAAATTTGAGGGAAGGAAATTCGATATTGCTACGAGGTTAAATACGATAATTGTAAACCATCGATGGGTCGAGGATTGCATAAAGCAAGGAATGCGTCTTCCGGAGGAGCCTTATACGCTTCAAAG TGGGCAAGAAGTTGGGCCCTTAACGATGGAAGTTCCACATGTTGCTGAAGTAGGCGTCtccaagaaaaataaaaaacacaaatTGCTCTCTGACGAATCTAATACTTGTGATGGCtctccaaaacaaagtggcgATACGTGCCTTGAAACTTCTGGGAATTCTGTTTGgaactcttcttcttttttgaatgAG AATGTGTTTCCTGATATCAATAATCTCAGTACTTCTCAGAAGTCAAAGCGTAAACCTGTTAGAAGCAATTTAGGGAAAAAATTGCCTTCAAGTAGCAGAAACTCTATTCAAGAATCTACTTCATCTGAATTACTTAGAAATCAG CGTGTAGAGTCAAGTTCTAATTCTTCAATGGATTTGGTGAGAGATAAAAGAAAGAGTTTCAATGGTAATGGAAGAAATAAGTCTCTTTCTTATTCTCAAAAAAACTATGTAGAGTCAAGTTCCCATTCTTCTATAGAATTGGTGAGAGATAAAAGAAAGAGTTCTATTTGTAACGAAAGAAATAAGGCTGAAACCTCACGTAAAGGAAGGAGGCttgttaaaaaaatgaaaaacaaagatACTGTGGACCTTTGCTCTTCAGACTCTAGTGAAGAATGCAATCCTGTCAGAGTCAACAACTCAAATTACGAAGATGTCTCAGCTCTGTTTAACCATGTAAATGAAGAAACACATGACAATGTGTTAGAAAATGGAAGAACATCTAGTGATGGATTTTCTAACTGTAGGAAAACGAGAAATGATGGTTCCAAAGTTGTAGTTGATGGTCCTATTTGTATAGATGCTTCAATGGATTTGAATGTACATGTTGAGAATGTATTAAGTACCGCACAAAGGACTTCAGAAGATGGATGCTCTGGTGCAGATAACTCAGATGAGGACACAGCAAAAGGGCTTGACATTACGCAGAATTCTGAAATCAATTCTTTGAAGGATTTATCATGTGTTATATGTTGGGCAGATTACAGCTCATTTCGAGGAGTTCTGCCTTGTGGTCACCGATTCTGTTATTCGTGCATCAAAGAATGGGCTGATTGTATG GCTTTAAGAAGAAAGATATCGACATGCCCCTTGTGCAAGACAAGTTTTTGTAACATTATCCAGTATGAGGACACGGCTACTACTGATCAGAAGATTTACTCACAAACCGTTCCATGTGGCTTATCAACTATGGACTTGTTCAAACTTCATGATCAGGACACTCACTATGCTAGTGCTCAG TCTGAACAACCAGCAGCTGTTTGTATCATATGTTGTCGTGTGGAGCCAGTGGATCTTCTCATCACGTGCAACGTGTGtcaaattcgatgcattcattcCTACTGCCTGGACCCCCCTATCAATCCATGGACGTGCATGGACTGCAAAGATCTACAAAGGCTCTACCTTTACAACCGTTGA
- the LOC133817792 gene encoding uncharacterized protein LOC133817792 isoform X2 — translation MDSVVATASGYPGIERTKLAKLIDYVGAHFVGSISESVTHLVCWKFEGRKFDIATRLNTIIVNHRWVEDCIKQGMRLPEEPYTLQSGQEVGPLTMEVPHVAEVGVSKKNKKHKLLSDESNTCDGSPKQSGDTCLETSGNSVWNSSSFLNENVFPDINNLSTSQKSKRKPVRSNLGKKLPSSSRNSIQESTSSELLRNQRVESSSNSSMDLVRDKRKSFNGNGRNKSLSYSQKNYVESSSHSSIELVRDKRKSSICNERNKAETSRKGRRLVKKMKNKDTVDLCSSDSSEECNPVRVNNSNYEDVSALFNHVNEETHDNVLENGRTSSDGFSNCRKTRNDGSKVVVDGPICIDASMDLNVHVENVLSTAQRTSEDGCSGADNSDEDTAKGLDITQNSEINSLKDLSCVICWADYSSFRGVLPCGHRFCYSCIKEWADCMALRRKISTCPLCKTSFCNIIQYEDTATTDQKIYSQTVPCGLSTMDLFKLHDQDTHYASAQVEQSEQPAAVCIICCRVEPVDLLITCNVCQIRCIHSYCLDPPINPWTCMDCKDLQRLYLYNR, via the exons ATGGATTCTGTGGTTGCGACGGCAAGTGGGTACCCTGGTATCGAGCGTACCAAGCTCGCTAAGCTCATTGATTATGTCGGTGCGCATTTCGTTGGCTCAATTTCAGAATCAGTAACTCATCTG GTTTGCTGGAAATTTGAGGGAAGGAAATTCGATATTGCTACGAGGTTAAATACGATAATTGTAAACCATCGATGGGTCGAGGATTGCATAAAGCAAGGAATGCGTCTTCCGGAGGAGCCTTATACGCTTCAAAG TGGGCAAGAAGTTGGGCCCTTAACGATGGAAGTTCCACATGTTGCTGAAGTAGGCGTCtccaagaaaaataaaaaacacaaatTGCTCTCTGACGAATCTAATACTTGTGATGGCtctccaaaacaaagtggcgATACGTGCCTTGAAACTTCTGGGAATTCTGTTTGgaactcttcttcttttttgaatgAG AATGTGTTTCCTGATATCAATAATCTCAGTACTTCTCAGAAGTCAAAGCGTAAACCTGTTAGAAGCAATTTAGGGAAAAAATTGCCTTCAAGTAGCAGAAACTCTATTCAAGAATCTACTTCATCTGAATTACTTAGAAATCAG CGTGTAGAGTCAAGTTCTAATTCTTCAATGGATTTGGTGAGAGATAAAAGAAAGAGTTTCAATGGTAATGGAAGAAATAAGTCTCTTTCTTATTCTCAAAAAAACTATGTAGAGTCAAGTTCCCATTCTTCTATAGAATTGGTGAGAGATAAAAGAAAGAGTTCTATTTGTAACGAAAGAAATAAGGCTGAAACCTCACGTAAAGGAAGGAGGCttgttaaaaaaatgaaaaacaaagatACTGTGGACCTTTGCTCTTCAGACTCTAGTGAAGAATGCAATCCTGTCAGAGTCAACAACTCAAATTACGAAGATGTCTCAGCTCTGTTTAACCATGTAAATGAAGAAACACATGACAATGTGTTAGAAAATGGAAGAACATCTAGTGATGGATTTTCTAACTGTAGGAAAACGAGAAATGATGGTTCCAAAGTTGTAGTTGATGGTCCTATTTGTATAGATGCTTCAATGGATTTGAATGTACATGTTGAGAATGTATTAAGTACCGCACAAAGGACTTCAGAAGATGGATGCTCTGGTGCAGATAACTCAGATGAGGACACAGCAAAAGGGCTTGACATTACGCAGAATTCTGAAATCAATTCTTTGAAGGATTTATCATGTGTTATATGTTGGGCAGATTACAGCTCATTTCGAGGAGTTCTGCCTTGTGGTCACCGATTCTGTTATTCGTGCATCAAAGAATGGGCTGATTGTATG GCTTTAAGAAGAAAGATATCGACATGCCCCTTGTGCAAGACAAGTTTTTGTAACATTATCCAGTATGAGGACACGGCTACTACTGATCAGAAGATTTACTCACAAACCGTTCCATGTGGCTTATCAACTATGGACTTGTTCAAACTTCATGATCAGGACACTCACTATGCTAGTGCTCAG GTTGAACAGTCTGAACAACCAGCAGCTGTTTGTATCATATGTTGTCGTGTGGAGCCAGTGGATCTTCTCATCACGTGCAACGTGTGtcaaattcgatgcattcattcCTACTGCCTGGACCCCCCTATCAATCCATGGACGTGCATGGACTGCAAAGATCTACAAAGGCTCTACCTTTACAACCGTTGA